One Tachysurus fulvidraco isolate hzauxx_2018 chromosome 2, HZAU_PFXX_2.0, whole genome shotgun sequence DNA segment encodes these proteins:
- the ptprc gene encoding receptor-type tyrosine-protein phosphatase C isoform X27, which produces MAKVPGLMFVLLVLAGLVICQTPVIAQPSDTTQETKTSQTPDIQGAGSPDQDKVSGSPANTSSTKPETNQNTETKDIQGAGSPDQDKVSGSPANTSSTKPETNQNTETKDIQGAGSPDQDKVSGSPANTSSTKPETNQNTETKVTVPITVSGSPALTSSTQHQTNPTTQTGGAVNTSVSGLPTLTPSTQHQTNVTTKTGDIQGAGSPDQDKVSGSPANTSSTKPETNQNTETKVTVPITVSGSPALTSSTQHQTNPTTQTGGAVNTSVSGLPTLTPSTQHQTNTTIQKEGAVNTSVSGLPTLTPSTQHQTNVTTKTGVTVPITVSGSPALTSSTQHQTNPTTQTGGAVNTSVSGLPTLTPSTQHQTNTTIQKEGAVNTSVSGLPTLTPSTQHQTNVTTKTGVVITVPVSPASTNSSQHQTNTNITTEGTLPSTSGSPTSTNSTQNQTNTTINTEDNSTTILHSSTQQQPISSTAMATTAVSNTSDLHSTTQQPISSTAMATTDNQTQSTSVPLTSSPTDTTSPTLTNNATTVKPLPCKYNYSFNDEWKVGFNINDVKGIYNITLNNVMLDNTRTIPVQREMKKYQISFTSLKPCQKYAVSFTPSCTPSKEKYSHLETRTLVDSDVSFTLKNDQVCFKTVWNLTFEKECITVTKDNSCSNSKLNFKEDVCNKTYVPFQLPPVKPVFNITNKFPNEFNWINKPKQCPNNLTYSCNDTIVKASELKPFIDYTCKGTYNFGNRPITSNLTKVKIECYIGNVTIVEKTASSIKARWDLSSTNCPNITKDITLEASCTNNTSKKVKMNCSGDYCEIKDLEAFTTYNCTFNAKYNYRKFLTVPKIERTLSTKPELNCNSPELTSHNSYKITCSIISWHGDRGEVKAELFIDGQGKNVKQAILTLTESKYSYEFKDLYYLTHYKVQVTAINGNGNKTEREFVHFDTKYNDKAVLGFLSFLIIVTSIALLFVLYKIYLLKREKSSRNEQEMDDLLPSNALLRVEPINADDLLDAYKKKRADEGRLFMEEFQSIPRIFSNFSVREAKKSENHPKNRYVDILPYDYNRVCLSHGGTDDYINGSFIEGYKETNKYIAAQGPKEETIGDFWTMIWEQKTSIIVMVTRCEEGNKNKCAQYWPSMERETEIFDDLVVKIKGEEKCPDYIIRHLTLMNRKEKSAEREVTHIQFTSWPDHGVPSDPGLLLKLRRRVNSFKNFFSGPIVIHCSAGVGRTGTYICIDAMIESLEAEGRVDIYGYVVKLRRQRCLMVQVEAQYVLIHTALIEYSQFGETEMALSSFHSEVSTLRQKEGSEPSLMELEFQKLPKFKTYRSANTARTEENKNKNRSSIIPYDFNRVPIKVDDEVSHDSDADDEQDYSSDEEDEVPTKYINASYLDGYWMPSSFIVAQGPMEDTVADFLHMLYQKQVQTVFMLSNCTENDKEFCTQYWHDEKKTFEEMVVEVKETENTPTYIRRCLEIQHTKRKDSHTLQQYQFLKWAGQELPDNPLDLVDMMRSVRQSGDNNNKNKNLPILAHCNDGSSRSGIFCALWKLLDSADTEKLVDIFQVAKDMRKARMGMLTSFEQYNFLYAALEVAYPVQNGEVKKPSEAPADTVQVINESTALISPSTGTDTEESTKEGTGSVSPEEGATEASTEPEKSLSESTPNGPTATAEAESV; this is translated from the exons ATATCCAAGGAGCTGGCAGTCCAGACCAAGATAAAG TGTCAGGCTCACCCGCAAACACCAGCTCAACTAAAccagaaacaaaccaaaacacgGAGACAAAAG ATATCCAAGGAGCTGGCAGTCCAGACCAAGATAAAG TGTCAGGCTCACCCGCAAACACCAGCTCAACTAAAccagaaacaaaccaaaacacgGAGACAAAAG TTACAGTCCCAATCACAGTGTCAGGCTCACCCGCACTCACCTCCTCAACTCAACACCAAACAAACCCAACCACACAGACAGGAG GTGCAGTAAACACCAGTGTGTCAGGCTTACCCACACTCACCCCCTCAACTCAACACCAAACAAACGTAACCACAAAGACAGGAG ATATCCAAGGAGCTGGCAGTCCAGACCAAGATAAAG TGTCAGGCTCACCCGCAAACACCAGCTCAACTAAAccagaaacaaaccaaaacacgGAGACAAAAG TTACAGTCCCAATCACAGTGTCAGGCTCACCCGCACTCACCTCCTCAACTCAACACCAAACAAACCCAACCACACAGACAGGAG GTGCAGTAAACACCAGTGTGTCAGGCTTACCCACACTCACCCCCTCAACtcaacaccaaacaaacacaaccatACAGAAAGAAG GTGCAGTAAACACCAGTGTGTCAGGCTTACCCACACTCACCCCCTCAACTCAACACCAAACAAACGTAACCACAAAGACAGGAG TTACAGTCCCAATCACAGTGTCAGGCTCACCCGCACTCACCTCCTCAACTCAACACCAAACAAACCCAACCACACAGACAGGAG GTGCAGTAAACACCAGTGTGTCAGGCTTACCCACACTCACCCCCTCAACtcaacaccaaacaaacacaaccatACAGAAAGAAG GTGCAGTAAACACCAGTGTGTCAGGCTTACCCACACTCACCCCCTCAACTCAACACCAAACAAACGTAACCACAAAGACAGGAG TCGTTATCACAGTGCCAGTCTCACCCGCAAGCACCAACTCATCtcaacaccaaacaaacacaaacataacaacAGAAG GTACACTCCCAAGCACATCAGGCTCACCCACAAGCACCAACTCAACTCAAAACCAAACTAACACAACCATAAATACAGAAG ACAATAGCACAACAATCTTGCACTCAAGCACGCAACAACAACCAATTTCAAGCACAGCCATGGCTACAACAG CAGTCAGTAACACATCAGACTTGCACTCAACCACGCAACAACCAATTTCAAGCACAGCCATGGCTACAACAG ACAACCAAACCCAAAGCACCTCTGTCCCACTCACATCCTCACCCACGGACACAACCTCACCCACACTCACGAACAACGCAACAACAG tgaAACCCTTACCGT GCAAATACAACTACAGCTTCAACGATGAATGGAAAGTGGGATTTAACATAAATGATGTTAAAGGCATTTACAACATTACGCTGAACAACGTTATGTTGGACAacaccagaacaatcccagtgCAACGTGAAATGAAGAAATACCAAATATCATTTACATCACTAAAGCCTTGCCAAAAATATGCTGTCAGTTTTACTCCCTCCTGTACTCCcagtaaagaaaaatacagtcATCTGGAAACAAGAACATTGG TTGACTCAGATGTAAGTTTCACACTGAAGAATGATCAAGTGTGTTTCAAGACCGTGTGGAATTTGACTTTTGAAAAAGAATGTATAACCGTCACTAAGGATAACTCCTGCAGCAATAGTAAACTGAACTTTAAAGAAGACGTCTGTAATAAAACCTATGTACCTTTCCAACTTCCCCCAG TAAAGCctgtttttaatattacaaaCAAGTTCCCAAATGAATTTAATTGGATTAATAAGCCTAAACAATGCCCAAACAACCTCACATACTCCTGCAATG ACACAATCGTTAAAGCCTCAGAGTTGAAACCTTTTATAGATTATACATGCAAGGGGACATATAATTTCGGAAACAGACCAATCACTAGCAACCTCACGAAAGTTAAGATTGAATGCT ATATTGGTAATGTCACTATTGTCGAAAAAACGGCAAGCAGCATCAAGGCAAGATGGGATTTAAGCAGCACAAACTGCCCAAACATTACCAAGGATATCACTTTGGAAGCGAGCTGCACCAATAACACATCCAAAAAAGTCAAAA tgaACTGTTCTGGGGACTACTGTGAAATTAAGGATTTGGAAGCCTTTACTACATATAACTGCACTTTTAATGCAAAGTACAATTATAGAAAATTCCTCACTGTTCCCAAAATTGAGAGGACCTTATCTACAA AACCCGAATTAAATTGCAATTCACCTGAGCTTACTTCTCATAATTCGTACAAAATTACATGTAGTATTATAAGTTGGCACGGGGACAGGGGAGAAGTCAAAGCAGAGCTCTTCATAGATGGTCAAGGGAAGAACGTAAAGCAGGCAATTTTGACTTTAACTGAAAGCAAATATTCATATGAATTCAAAGACCTCTACTACTTAACACACTATAAAGTGCAG GTCACTGCCATAAATGGTAACGGGAATAAAACTGAGAGGGAGTTTGTGCATTTTGATACTAAAT ACAATGACAAAGCTGTTCTTGGATTCCTGAGCTTTCTCATTATTGTCACGTCTATCGCGCTCCTGTTTGTCCTGTACAAGATCTACCTTTTAAAGAGGGAAAAGTCAAG CAGGAATGAACAGGAAATGGATGACCTTCTTCCATCAA ATGCGCTGCTTAGAGTGGAACCCATAAATGCTGATGACCTGCTCGATGCGTACAAGAAGAAGAGGGCTGATGAAGGACGTCTGTTCATGGAAGAATTTCAG AGCATTCCACGTATTTTCTCCAATTTCTCAGTCAGAGAGgccaaaaaatcagaaaaccaTCCAAAGAATCGCTACGTTGACATTCTTCCCT ATGACTACAATcgcgtctgtctctctcacggAGGAACAGATGACTACATCAACGGCAGTTTCATTGAG ggTTACAAGGAAACCAATAAATACATCGCAGCCCAAG gaCCCAAGGAAGAGACGATAGGAGATTTCTGGACGATGATCTGGGAGCAGAAGACTTCCATTATTGTCATGGTAACCCGTTGTGAAGAAGGAAACAAG AACAAATGTGCTCAGTATTGGCCATCgatggagagagaaacagagatttTTGATGATTTGGTTGTGAAAATCAAGGGAGAGGAAAAATGCCCGGATTACATAATCCGCCACCTGACCCTGATGAAC CGTAAAGAGAAGTCAGCAGAACGTGAAGTGACTCACATCCAGTTCACAAGCTGGCCCGACCATGGCGTCCCATCTGATCCCGGCCTGCTCCTTAAACTTCGCCGCAGGGTCAACTCCTTCAAAAACTTCTTCAGTGGACCGATTGTCATTCACTGCAG TGCCGGAGTTGGACGCACAGGGACCTATATCTGTATCGATGCCATGATTGAGAGTCTGGAGGCAGAAGGACGTGTGGACATTTATGGATATGTGGTCAAACTTCGCCGTCAAAGATGCCTCATGGTCCAAGTGGAG GCCCAGTATGTGCTCATCCACACGGCGCTGATCGAATACAGTCAGTTTGGCGAGACGGAAATGGCGCTCTCGAGTTTCCACTCGGAGGTCAGCACACTCAGACAGAAGGAGGGAAGTGAACCGTCTTTAATGGAGTTGGAGTTTCAG AAACTTCCAAAATTCAAAACCTACAGGTCGGCCAACACGGCACGCACCGAGgagaacaagaacaaaaaccGCTCGTCTATCATTCCAT ACGACTTTAACAGAGTCCCAATTAAAGTGGACGATGAAGTCAGCCATGACAGTGATGCTGACGATGAGCAGGATTATTCCTcagatgaggaagatgaagtCCCCACCAAATACATCAACGCCTCCTATTTGGAT GGATACTGGATGCCGAGTAGCTTCATTGTGGCACAGGGACCCATGGAGGATACGGTTGCTGACTTTCTGCACATGCTGTATCAGAAGCAGGTTCAAACTGTCTTCATGCTCTCGAATTGCACTGAGAATGACAAG GAGTTCTGCACCCAGTATTGGCATGATGAGAAGAAAACATTTGAGGAGATGGTGGTGGAGGTTAAAGAGACTGAAAACACCCCTACATACATCAGACGGTGCCTAGAAATACAGCACACCAAG AGGAAAGACAGCCACACACTGCAGCAGTACCAGTTCCTGAAATGGGCGGGTCAGGAGCTTCCAGACAACCCTCTCGATTTGGTTGACATGATGAGGAGTGTCAGACAGAGcggtgacaacaacaacaaaaacaagaatttGCCCATTCTGGCACACTGCAA TGATGGCTCCTCACGTTCTGGAATATTCTGCGCCTTGTGGAAGCTTCTGGACAGTGCGGACACAGAGAAACTGGTGGACATCTTCCAGGTGGCCAAGGACATGCGCAAGGCTCGCATGGGCATGCTCACCAGCTTT GAGCAGTACAATTTCCTGTATGCTGCCCTGGAGGTTGCGTATCCGGTGCAGAACGGTGAGGTGAAGAAGCCCAGCGAAGCCCCTGCTGACACTGTGCAGGTTATTAACGAATCCACAGCACTGATCAGTCCCAGCACAGGCACCGACACCGAAGAGAGTACCAAGGAAGGTACCGGCTCAGTATCGCCTGAAGAGGGAGCCACTGAGGCCAGCACAGAGCCAGAGAAAAGCCTTAGTGAGAGCACCCCTAACGGTCCGACTGCTACAGCAGAGGCCGAATCTGTTTAA
- the ptprc gene encoding receptor-type tyrosine-protein phosphatase C isoform X3: MAKVPGLMFVLLVLAGLVICQTPVIAQPSDTTQETKTSQTPDIQGAGSPDQDKVSGSPANTSSTKPETNQNTETKVTVPITVSGSPALTSSTQHQTNPTTQTGGAVNTSVSGLPTLTPSTQHQTNVTISDTDEGAGKENPNADIQGAGSPDQDKVSGSPANTSSTKPETNQNTETKDIQGAGSPDQDKVSGSPANTSSTKPETNQNTETKVTVPITVSGSPALTSSTQHQTNPTTQTGGAVNTSVSGLPTLTPSTQHQTNVTTKTGDIQGAGSPDQDKVSGSPANTSSTKPETNQNTETKVTVPITVSGSPALTSSTQHQTNPTTQTGGAVNTSVSGLPTLTPSTQHQTNTTIQKEGAVNTSVSGLPTLTPSTQHQTNVTTKTGVTVPITVSGSPALTSSTQHQTNPTTQTGGAVNTSVSGLPTLTPSTQHQTNTTIQKEGAVNTSVSGLPTLTPSTQHQTNVTTKTGVVITVPVSPASTNSSQHQTNTNITTEGTLPSTSGSPTSTNSTQNQTNTTINTEDNSTTILHSSTQQQPISSTAMATTVSNTSDLHSTTQQPISSTAMATTDNQTQSTSVPLTSSPTDTTSPTLTNNATTVKPLPCKYNYSFNDEWKVGFNINDVKGIYNITLNNVMLDNTRTIPVQREMKKYQISFTSLKPCQKYAVSFTPSCTPSKEKYSHLETRTLVDSDVSFTLKNDQVCFKTVWNLTFEKECITVTKDNSCSNSKLNFKEDVCNKTYVPFQLPPVKPVFNITNKFPNEFNWINKPKQCPNNLTYSCNDTIVKASELKPFIDYTCKGTYNFGNRPITSNLTKVKIECYIGNVTIVEKTASSIKARWDLSSTNCPNITKDITLEASCTNNTSKKVKMNCSGDYCEIKDLEAFTTYNCTFNAKYNYRKFLTVPKIERTLSTKPELNCNSPELTSHNSYKITCSIISWHGDRGEVKAELFIDGQGKNVKQAILTLTESKYSYEFKDLYYLTHYKVQVTAINGNGNKTEREFVHFDTKYNDKAVLGFLSFLIIVTSIALLFVLYKIYLLKREKSSRNEQEMDDLLPSNALLRVEPINADDLLDAYKKKRADEGRLFMEEFQSIPRIFSNFSVREAKKSENHPKNRYVDILPYDYNRVCLSHGGTDDYINGSFIEGYKETNKYIAAQGPKEETIGDFWTMIWEQKTSIIVMVTRCEEGNKNKCAQYWPSMERETEIFDDLVVKIKGEEKCPDYIIRHLTLMNRKEKSAEREVTHIQFTSWPDHGVPSDPGLLLKLRRRVNSFKNFFSGPIVIHCSAGVGRTGTYICIDAMIESLEAEGRVDIYGYVVKLRRQRCLMVQVEAQYVLIHTALIEYSQFGETEMALSSFHSEVSTLRQKEGSEPSLMELEFQKLPKFKTYRSANTARTEENKNKNRSSIIPYDFNRVPIKVDDEVSHDSDADDEQDYSSDEEDEVPTKYINASYLDGYWMPSSFIVAQGPMEDTVADFLHMLYQKQVQTVFMLSNCTENDKEFCTQYWHDEKKTFEEMVVEVKETENTPTYIRRCLEIQHTKRKDSHTLQQYQFLKWAGQELPDNPLDLVDMMRSVRQSGDNNNKNKNLPILAHCNDGSSRSGIFCALWKLLDSADTEKLVDIFQVAKDMRKARMGMLTSFEQYNFLYAALEVAYPVQNGEVKKPSEAPADTVQVINESTALISPSTGTDTEESTKEGTGSVSPEEGATEASTEPEKSLSESTPNGPTATAEAESV, translated from the exons ATATCCAAGGAGCTGGCAGTCCAGACCAAGATAAAG TGTCAGGCTCACCCGCAAACACCAGCTCAACTAAAccagaaacaaaccaaaacacgGAGACAAAAG ATATCCAAGGAGCTGGCAGTCCAGACCAAGATAAAG TGTCAGGCTCACCCGCAAACACCAGCTCAACTAAAccagaaacaaaccaaaacacgGAGACAAAAG TTACAGTCCCAATCACAGTGTCAGGCTCACCCGCACTCACCTCCTCAACTCAACACCAAACAAACCCAACCACACAGACAGGAG GTGCAGTAAACACCAGTGTGTCAGGCTTACCCACACTCACCCCCTCAACTCAACACCAAACAAACGTAACCACAAAGACAGGAG ATATCCAAGGAGCTGGCAGTCCAGACCAAGATAAAG TGTCAGGCTCACCCGCAAACACCAGCTCAACTAAAccagaaacaaaccaaaacacgGAGACAAAAG TTACAGTCCCAATCACAGTGTCAGGCTCACCCGCACTCACCTCCTCAACTCAACACCAAACAAACCCAACCACACAGACAGGAG GTGCAGTAAACACCAGTGTGTCAGGCTTACCCACACTCACCCCCTCAACtcaacaccaaacaaacacaaccatACAGAAAGAAG GTGCAGTAAACACCAGTGTGTCAGGCTTACCCACACTCACCCCCTCAACTCAACACCAAACAAACGTAACCACAAAGACAGGAG TTACAGTCCCAATCACAGTGTCAGGCTCACCCGCACTCACCTCCTCAACTCAACACCAAACAAACCCAACCACACAGACAGGAG GTGCAGTAAACACCAGTGTGTCAGGCTTACCCACACTCACCCCCTCAACtcaacaccaaacaaacacaaccatACAGAAAGAAG GTGCAGTAAACACCAGTGTGTCAGGCTTACCCACACTCACCCCCTCAACTCAACACCAAACAAACGTAACCACAAAGACAGGAG TCGTTATCACAGTGCCAGTCTCACCCGCAAGCACCAACTCATCtcaacaccaaacaaacacaaacataacaacAGAAG GTACACTCCCAAGCACATCAGGCTCACCCACAAGCACCAACTCAACTCAAAACCAAACTAACACAACCATAAATACAGAAG ACAATAGCACAACAATCTTGCACTCAAGCACGCAACAACAACCAATTTCAAGCACAGCCATGGCTACAACAG TCAGTAACACATCAGACTTGCACTCAACCACGCAACAACCAATTTCAAGCACAGCCATGGCTACAACAG ACAACCAAACCCAAAGCACCTCTGTCCCACTCACATCCTCACCCACGGACACAACCTCACCCACACTCACGAACAACGCAACAACAG tgaAACCCTTACCGT GCAAATACAACTACAGCTTCAACGATGAATGGAAAGTGGGATTTAACATAAATGATGTTAAAGGCATTTACAACATTACGCTGAACAACGTTATGTTGGACAacaccagaacaatcccagtgCAACGTGAAATGAAGAAATACCAAATATCATTTACATCACTAAAGCCTTGCCAAAAATATGCTGTCAGTTTTACTCCCTCCTGTACTCCcagtaaagaaaaatacagtcATCTGGAAACAAGAACATTGG TTGACTCAGATGTAAGTTTCACACTGAAGAATGATCAAGTGTGTTTCAAGACCGTGTGGAATTTGACTTTTGAAAAAGAATGTATAACCGTCACTAAGGATAACTCCTGCAGCAATAGTAAACTGAACTTTAAAGAAGACGTCTGTAATAAAACCTATGTACCTTTCCAACTTCCCCCAG TAAAGCctgtttttaatattacaaaCAAGTTCCCAAATGAATTTAATTGGATTAATAAGCCTAAACAATGCCCAAACAACCTCACATACTCCTGCAATG ACACAATCGTTAAAGCCTCAGAGTTGAAACCTTTTATAGATTATACATGCAAGGGGACATATAATTTCGGAAACAGACCAATCACTAGCAACCTCACGAAAGTTAAGATTGAATGCT ATATTGGTAATGTCACTATTGTCGAAAAAACGGCAAGCAGCATCAAGGCAAGATGGGATTTAAGCAGCACAAACTGCCCAAACATTACCAAGGATATCACTTTGGAAGCGAGCTGCACCAATAACACATCCAAAAAAGTCAAAA tgaACTGTTCTGGGGACTACTGTGAAATTAAGGATTTGGAAGCCTTTACTACATATAACTGCACTTTTAATGCAAAGTACAATTATAGAAAATTCCTCACTGTTCCCAAAATTGAGAGGACCTTATCTACAA AACCCGAATTAAATTGCAATTCACCTGAGCTTACTTCTCATAATTCGTACAAAATTACATGTAGTATTATAAGTTGGCACGGGGACAGGGGAGAAGTCAAAGCAGAGCTCTTCATAGATGGTCAAGGGAAGAACGTAAAGCAGGCAATTTTGACTTTAACTGAAAGCAAATATTCATATGAATTCAAAGACCTCTACTACTTAACACACTATAAAGTGCAG GTCACTGCCATAAATGGTAACGGGAATAAAACTGAGAGGGAGTTTGTGCATTTTGATACTAAAT ACAATGACAAAGCTGTTCTTGGATTCCTGAGCTTTCTCATTATTGTCACGTCTATCGCGCTCCTGTTTGTCCTGTACAAGATCTACCTTTTAAAGAGGGAAAAGTCAAG CAGGAATGAACAGGAAATGGATGACCTTCTTCCATCAA ATGCGCTGCTTAGAGTGGAACCCATAAATGCTGATGACCTGCTCGATGCGTACAAGAAGAAGAGGGCTGATGAAGGACGTCTGTTCATGGAAGAATTTCAG AGCATTCCACGTATTTTCTCCAATTTCTCAGTCAGAGAGgccaaaaaatcagaaaaccaTCCAAAGAATCGCTACGTTGACATTCTTCCCT ATGACTACAATcgcgtctgtctctctcacggAGGAACAGATGACTACATCAACGGCAGTTTCATTGAG ggTTACAAGGAAACCAATAAATACATCGCAGCCCAAG gaCCCAAGGAAGAGACGATAGGAGATTTCTGGACGATGATCTGGGAGCAGAAGACTTCCATTATTGTCATGGTAACCCGTTGTGAAGAAGGAAACAAG AACAAATGTGCTCAGTATTGGCCATCgatggagagagaaacagagatttTTGATGATTTGGTTGTGAAAATCAAGGGAGAGGAAAAATGCCCGGATTACATAATCCGCCACCTGACCCTGATGAAC CGTAAAGAGAAGTCAGCAGAACGTGAAGTGACTCACATCCAGTTCACAAGCTGGCCCGACCATGGCGTCCCATCTGATCCCGGCCTGCTCCTTAAACTTCGCCGCAGGGTCAACTCCTTCAAAAACTTCTTCAGTGGACCGATTGTCATTCACTGCAG TGCCGGAGTTGGACGCACAGGGACCTATATCTGTATCGATGCCATGATTGAGAGTCTGGAGGCAGAAGGACGTGTGGACATTTATGGATATGTGGTCAAACTTCGCCGTCAAAGATGCCTCATGGTCCAAGTGGAG GCCCAGTATGTGCTCATCCACACGGCGCTGATCGAATACAGTCAGTTTGGCGAGACGGAAATGGCGCTCTCGAGTTTCCACTCGGAGGTCAGCACACTCAGACAGAAGGAGGGAAGTGAACCGTCTTTAATGGAGTTGGAGTTTCAG AAACTTCCAAAATTCAAAACCTACAGGTCGGCCAACACGGCACGCACCGAGgagaacaagaacaaaaaccGCTCGTCTATCATTCCAT ACGACTTTAACAGAGTCCCAATTAAAGTGGACGATGAAGTCAGCCATGACAGTGATGCTGACGATGAGCAGGATTATTCCTcagatgaggaagatgaagtCCCCACCAAATACATCAACGCCTCCTATTTGGAT GGATACTGGATGCCGAGTAGCTTCATTGTGGCACAGGGACCCATGGAGGATACGGTTGCTGACTTTCTGCACATGCTGTATCAGAAGCAGGTTCAAACTGTCTTCATGCTCTCGAATTGCACTGAGAATGACAAG GAGTTCTGCACCCAGTATTGGCATGATGAGAAGAAAACATTTGAGGAGATGGTGGTGGAGGTTAAAGAGACTGAAAACACCCCTACATACATCAGACGGTGCCTAGAAATACAGCACACCAAG AGGAAAGACAGCCACACACTGCAGCAGTACCAGTTCCTGAAATGGGCGGGTCAGGAGCTTCCAGACAACCCTCTCGATTTGGTTGACATGATGAGGAGTGTCAGACAGAGcggtgacaacaacaacaaaaacaagaatttGCCCATTCTGGCACACTGCAA TGATGGCTCCTCACGTTCTGGAATATTCTGCGCCTTGTGGAAGCTTCTGGACAGTGCGGACACAGAGAAACTGGTGGACATCTTCCAGGTGGCCAAGGACATGCGCAAGGCTCGCATGGGCATGCTCACCAGCTTT GAGCAGTACAATTTCCTGTATGCTGCCCTGGAGGTTGCGTATCCGGTGCAGAACGGTGAGGTGAAGAAGCCCAGCGAAGCCCCTGCTGACACTGTGCAGGTTATTAACGAATCCACAGCACTGATCAGTCCCAGCACAGGCACCGACACCGAAGAGAGTACCAAGGAAGGTACCGGCTCAGTATCGCCTGAAGAGGGAGCCACTGAGGCCAGCACAGAGCCAGAGAAAAGCCTTAGTGAGAGCACCCCTAACGGTCCGACTGCTACAGCAGAGGCCGAATCTGTTTAA